The genomic DNA GTCGAGCAGCGCGGGCGCGACCTCGCGCTCGGGGCGTTCGCGGAGCCGGCGCACCGCCTCCGCGGGGTCCCAGTCGGGGCCGAGCAGGTCGGGGCCGAGGTGGCCGACGGCGCCGTCCTCGCCGCCGGGCGGGAGCAGCGCGACGACCGGCAGCCGGTAGCCCACGGCGACCGTGTCGTCGGTCTCCAGCACGACCCGGACCTGGTGGTCGGGGCCGCCGCGGCGGCGTTCGCCGGGGCGGTAGAGGTGCCAGGAGCCGTCCATGCGGAGGTGCGTGTGCAGCGTCCGGCCGTCGTCGAGGCGGAGCAGCAGGTGCTTGCCGCGGCTGGCGACGCCGGTGACGGTGCGCCCGGCGAGGTCGACGGTGGCGAGGGAGGGGACGCGGAAGTCGCTGCGGCGCAGCACCTTCCCGGCCAGCGCCGCGTCCAGCCGCCGCGCGGCGAGCCAGACGGTGTCGCCCTCGGGCATGGTCGCAGCGTACGGGCGCGCGGGCCGAGAACGCGCGTCAGGCGGCGACGGCGCGCACCGTCACCCAGTGGCGCAGCGCGCGCCGCGTCGTCACCGACTCGACCCGCCAGCCGGCGGCGCGGACCAGCGCGGCGAGCGCGTCCGGCTCGTGGAACACGAACCAGCGCGGCACCGGCGCCTCGCCGTCGCGCGCGTACGGCGCCTCCTCCCAGCCGTCCGCCGCGCCGAACGCCGTCGACAGCAGCAGCCGCCCGCCCGGCGCGGTGACCCGCCGCCACGCGGCCAGCGTGGCGGGCACGTCGGGCCGGGGGACGTGCAGCAACGCCGCCGCCGACCACAGCGCGTCGAACGTCCCCGCCGCGAACGGCGGCCGCCGCAGGTCGCCGAGCACCACCGGCACGCCGCGCCCCGCGGCGAGCGCCGCCATCGACGCCGACAGGTCGAGCGCGACCGCCCGCAGCCCCGCCGCCGCGAACGCCGCCGTGTGCTGCCCCGGCCCCGCCCCCGCGTCGAGCAGCCGCGCGCCGGGCCGCACCGTCGCCACCCACGCGTCGCGCTCGGCCGCGAGGTCGGCGGGGACGGTGGCGTTGCGGGCGTCGTAGCCGGCCGCGACCCGGTCGTACGTCGCCCGCGTCACCGCGACCGGGTCGCCGTCCGCCGCGCTCACCCCCGCAGCCGCAGGCCGCGCGGCGTGGGCCGGAACCCGGCCGCCTCCAGCGCCGCCCCCAGCGGCGTCGCGAGCACGAAGTCGCCGTCGGCCCGCTCCACCGCCATCCGGCCCAGCGATCCGTCGCGGACGGCGAGCGCGAGCGCGTCGACGGCCGGCTGGAGCCGGGCCGGCTCCTCGGTCCAGGTGAGCAGCGAACGCCCGCCGCGCTCGACGTAGAGCACCAGCTCGCCGTCGACCAGCACGACCAGCGCACCGGCCTTGCGGCCGGGCCGGTGCCCGGTGCCGGCGCCGCCCTCGCCGGAGTCCGCGACGCGGTCCGGCCACGGCAACGCCGCGCCGTACGGGTTGGCCGGGTCGGTCGCGGCGAGCACCACGGCCGGCGGTGCCTTGACGCGGGCGGCCCGCGACCCGGGCGCCCACGTCTCGGGGCCCGGCGGCGGGAGCACCTCGTCGTTGCGGCGGTCGGAGGCCATGGCGCGCACCGGGTCGATCGCGCCGGGCATGGCGAACTGCGCCGCGCCGAGCCCCTCGACGAAGTAGCCGCGCCGGCACCGGCCGGACTCCTCCATCGCCTTGAGAACCGCGTAGACGGCGGCGTAGCCGCCCGGCACGTGCTCGGCCTGCACCGCGCCGCGGGTGACGACGCCGTGCCGGTCGAGCAGCGTCTCGGCGAGCGCGTGCATCCGCCGCGTCCGGTCCGCCTCGCGGTCGGGCAGCAGCGTCCACCGGCCGGCGCCCATCGGCGGCCCGGCCCGCGACGGCAACGCGGCCCGCCCCATCCCCCGGTACCGCGCGACCGGCGCGCGCCGCCGCGACGGCGCCTTGCCGCGGCCGAGCAGCGCGCGCAACGGCGTCAGCGTGTCGTTGGTGACCAGCCCGGCCCAGACGAGGTCCCAGAGGGCGCCGACGAGGTCGGCGTCGTCGGGGCCGCCGACCCGGTCGGACAGCGAGCGGAAGAACAGTGCCGCCCCGCCGTCGAGCGCCGCCAGCACCGCCTCGTGCAGCGGAGTGGCGTCGGCGAGCGTCGACCCCGGCAGCAGCAACGGCGCCGCGTCGGCGAGGTAGAGCGCCACCCAGCCGTCCGACCCGGGCAGCGCGCCGGAGCCGGCCCAGACGACGTCGCCGGACGCGCAGAGCTGGTCGAGCAGCGCGGGGGAGTAGTCGGCGACGCGGGACGGCAGCACCAGCGACTCCAGCGCCGACGCGGGCACCGGCGCGCCCTGGAGCTGCTCGACGGCCCGCAGCACCGCGTCGAGGCCGCGCCCCGACGACGAGCCGACCTGCTGCCAGGCCGGCAGGAACCGCGCCAGCGCCACCGCCGGCACCGCCTCGACCTCGCGGCGGAGCTTGGCGAGCGTGCGCCGCCGCAACGACCGCAGCACCTCCGCGTCGCACCACTCGGTGCCGCTGCCGCCGGGCCGGAACTCGCCGTGCACCACCCGCCCGGTCGTCGCGAGCCGGTGCAGCGCGTCGGTGACGACGGCGACGCCGCACCCGAGCCGCGCCGCCACGTCGGCCGCCACGAACGGCCCGTGCGTCCGCGCCCACCGCGACACCAGGTCGCCGGTGGGGTCGGCGACCGGCTCCAGGAACACCTCCGGCAGCCCGACCGGCAACGGCACCCCGAGCGCGTCGCGCAGCCGCGCCGCGTCCTCCGCCGCGACCCACCGCTCCTCGCCGCCGAGCCGTACCCGGATCGCCCGCCGGGCCTCCTCCAGCGACGCCAGCCAGGCGGGCGTCGCGCCGCGCTCGACCGCCTCGGCGGTCGTCAGGTCGCCGAGCACGCGCAGCAGGTCGGCCACCTCGTCGGGCGAGCGGGCGTGCCACGACGGGGTGAGGCGTTGCAGCTCGACCTCGAGCTCGGCCAGCGCCTCGACGTCGATCAGCTCGCGCAGCTCCGCCTGCCCGAGCAGCTCGGCGAGCAGCGCGGAGTCGAGGGACAGCGCCTGGGCGCGGCGTTCGGCCAGCGGCGCGTCGCCCTCGTACATGAACGCGCCGATGTAGCCGAACAGCAGCGACTTCGCGAACGGCGACGGCTGCGGCGTCTCCACCTCGACCAGCCGGACCTTCCGCGCGGCGACGTCGCCCATCAGCCCGCGCAGCCCCGGCACGTCGAACACGTCCTGGAGCACCTCGCGCATCGCCTCCAGCACCACCGGGAACGAGCCGAACCGCCCGGCCACCTGGAGCAGCACCGCCGACTTCTGCCGCTGCTGCCACAGCGGCGTGCGCTTGCCGGGGTTGCGCCGGGGGAGCAGCAACGCGCGCGCCGCGCACTCGCGGAACCGCGACGCGAACAGCGCCGACCCGCCGACCTCGTCGCGGACCAGCCCCTCGACGTCGTCGGCGTCGAGCAGCACCAGCTCCGCGGTCGGCGCGTCCTCCGTCTCGGGCAGGCGGACCACGATGCCGTCGTCGGAGTGCATGGTCTGCACCTCGACGCCGTACCGCTCGCGCGCGCGGGCGGCGATCGCGAGCGCCCACGGCGCGTTGACCTGCGCCCCGAACGGCGAGTGCACGCAGAGCCGCCAGTCGCCG from Mycobacteriales bacterium includes the following:
- a CDS encoding DNA-formamidopyrimidine glycosylase family protein; the protein is MPEGDTVWLAARRLDAALAGKVLRRSDFRVPSLATVDLAGRTVTGVASRGKHLLLRLDDGRTLHTHLRMDGSWHLYRPGERRRGGPDHQVRVVLETDDTVAVGYRLPVVALLPPGGEDGAVGHLGPDLLGPDWDPAEAVRRLRERPEREVAPALLDQRNLAGIGNLYKSEVLFLRGVSPWTPVRDVADLPALVTLAQRLLHTNREHWSQVTTGDRRPGRDHWVFERPGRPCRRCGTPVRSAEQAEPDEPERARLTYWCPHCQPGPAPA
- a CDS encoding methyltransferase domain-containing protein yields the protein MSAADGDPVAVTRATYDRVAAGYDARNATVPADLAAERDAWVATVRPGARLLDAGAGPGQHTAAFAAAGLRAVALDLSASMAALAAGRGVPVVLGDLRRPPFAAGTFDALWSAAALLHVPRPDVPATLAAWRRVTAPGGRLLLSTAFGAADGWEEAPYARDGEAPVPRWFVFHEPDALAALVRAAGWRVESVTTRRALRHWVTVRAVAA
- a CDS encoding ATP-dependent helicase, with the translated sequence MERMGALDRFSPATRAWFEGAFAAPTPAQEGAWEAVQEGANALVVAPTGSGKTLAAFLWSLDRIAAAPPVEKARRCRVVYVSPLKALAVDVERNLRAPLTGIRGAAARLGVDPPDIAVAVRSGDTPADERRRFATAPADILITTPESLFLILTSAARESLRGVETVIVDEVHAMVATKRGAHLALSLERLDALLDRPAQRIGLSATVRPLDEVARFLGGAREVRVVDPPFAKTIELEVVVPVEDMSALGEGLGVTTGSAASGEDRSSIWPAVDERIVDLIEAHRSTIVFANSRRLAERLCARLNAIAYERRTGEAPPLDHAPAALMAQAGAGGGVPTEIARAHHGSVSKEQRALIEEDLKAGRLPAVVATSSLELGIDMGAVDLVVQVEAPPSVASGLQRVGRAGHQVGAVSRGVLFPKYRGDLVQSAVVVERMRDGAIESLRYPRNPLDVLAQQVVAMVALEPWTVDDVAALVRRAAPFATLPQSALEATLDMLSGRYPSDDFAELRPRLTWDRLTGTLTGRPGAQRLAVTSGGTIPDRGLFGVFLVGEKASRVGELDEEMVYESRVGDVFMLGSSSWRIEEITHDRVLVTPAPGVPGKMPFWHGDAPGRPVELGRALGAFLRTMARLSDEDARARARAAGLDEWAAANLVAYLREQQAATTHLPDDRTVLVERFRDELGDWRLCVHSPFGAQVNAPWALAIAARARERYGVEVQTMHSDDGIVVRLPETEDAPTAELVLLDADDVEGLVRDEVGGSALFASRFRECAARALLLPRRNPGKRTPLWQQRQKSAVLLQVAGRFGSFPVVLEAMREVLQDVFDVPGLRGLMGDVAARKVRLVEVETPQPSPFAKSLLFGYIGAFMYEGDAPLAERRAQALSLDSALLAELLGQAELRELIDVEALAELEVELQRLTPSWHARSPDEVADLLRVLGDLTTAEAVERGATPAWLASLEEARRAIRVRLGGEERWVAAEDAARLRDALGVPLPVGLPEVFLEPVADPTGDLVSRWARTHGPFVAADVAARLGCGVAVVTDALHRLATTGRVVHGEFRPGGSGTEWCDAEVLRSLRRRTLAKLRREVEAVPAVALARFLPAWQQVGSSSGRGLDAVLRAVEQLQGAPVPASALESLVLPSRVADYSPALLDQLCASGDVVWAGSGALPGSDGWVALYLADAAPLLLPGSTLADATPLHEAVLAALDGGAALFFRSLSDRVGGPDDADLVGALWDLVWAGLVTNDTLTPLRALLGRGKAPSRRRAPVARYRGMGRAALPSRAGPPMGAGRWTLLPDREADRTRRMHALAETLLDRHGVVTRGAVQAEHVPGGYAAVYAVLKAMEESGRCRRGYFVEGLGAAQFAMPGAIDPVRAMASDRRNDEVLPPPGPETWAPGSRAARVKAPPAVVLAATDPANPYGAALPWPDRVADSGEGGAGTGHRPGRKAGALVVLVDGELVLYVERGGRSLLTWTEEPARLQPAVDALALAVRDGSLGRMAVERADGDFVLATPLGAALEAAGFRPTPRGLRLRG